Proteins from one Hydrogenivirga caldilitoris genomic window:
- the radC gene encoding RadC family protein has protein sequence MRYRYRSIKEIPQEYRPREKLRKHGAQSLSDEELLAVIFGAGSQGMDVLTLARNVLKQGWKRLEEVEFSELTKLKGLGLVKAAQIKALIELSKRIREPMGSVQVLSPEDAYRLLRGYFDNRKEVLVALYLDVSHRVRHIETVAIGSVNRVYADPKEILRPAVELSAYGILVAHNHPQGNPEPSKEDLLFTERVSKACEILGFELVDHIIFSPEGYLSFREKGLLD, from the coding sequence ATGAGGTACAGGTATCGCTCTATAAAGGAGATTCCCCAAGAGTATAGACCAAGGGAAAAACTCAGAAAGCACGGAGCCCAAAGCCTTTCCGATGAGGAGTTGCTGGCGGTCATATTCGGAGCCGGAAGCCAGGGCATGGACGTGTTAACTCTGGCAAGGAATGTCCTTAAGCAGGGATGGAAAAGACTTGAAGAAGTTGAATTCTCCGAGTTAACTAAGCTAAAAGGCTTAGGTCTAGTGAAGGCAGCTCAGATAAAGGCTCTTATAGAGCTTTCCAAGAGGATAAGGGAACCCATGGGCAGCGTGCAAGTTTTGAGTCCGGAGGACGCCTACAGGTTACTCAGGGGATATTTTGACAATAGAAAGGAGGTTCTCGTAGCTCTTTACCTTGATGTAAGCCACAGGGTGAGGCATATAGAAACCGTGGCAATTGGGTCTGTGAATAGAGTTTACGCAGATCCCAAGGAGATTCTCAGACCAGCGGTAGAACTCTCAGCTTATGGAATTCTCGTAGCTCATAATCATCCCCAGGGAAACCCCGAACCCTCAAAGGAGGACCTACTGTTCACTGAAAGGGTGAGCAAAGCCTGCGAAATACTTGGATTTGAGCTTGTTGACCACATAATATTTAGCCCGGAGGGTTACCTATCTTTTAGAGAAAAGGGGTTGTTGGATTGA
- a CDS encoding hemolysin family protein — translation MELIGFFIGVAFFIALEGFFAGSEIALLSADKGALRAVLRKKRYSFVAHFLENPEEYITLTMLGYTVSIVFAATLYTLALMSATKYLPGISGYEVLLAETLVIFTIIFGEIIPKSFFQHYANKLVIPSLFVLDKFRIPLKPFLVLAKVISRAISSRFARTHVSVRREDIIELLREKKTFAEYEGLVVSNILSFKDRRVGEIVKPLYEIVMIAENTNVAQAVEKIKESGYSRIPVYRVRVDDIVGYVSAYDLLDAQPEEPLRGYIRKILVFSEYTPLPEVISEFKKRKEHIGVVVDERGVIIGIVTLEDILREIVGSIQTDKGEEELIREISKDVWIADGKLELNELARITGVKIPEGNYSTLGGFLSYLAGRIPKEGETFKVENFMFKVVSKDNRKVKKVLVEKLSKEEK, via the coding sequence ATGGAGCTGATAGGTTTCTTTATAGGCGTTGCTTTCTTCATAGCCCTTGAGGGTTTCTTCGCAGGTTCGGAGATAGCCCTTTTGAGCGCGGACAAGGGTGCCCTCAGAGCCGTTTTGAGAAAGAAGAGATACAGTTTTGTAGCCCACTTTCTTGAAAACCCGGAGGAGTACATAACCCTGACCATGCTTGGCTATACGGTAAGCATAGTGTTTGCTGCAACCCTTTACACACTGGCTCTGATGTCCGCCACCAAGTATCTGCCGGGTATATCCGGATACGAGGTACTTTTGGCTGAAACCCTTGTTATATTCACAATAATATTCGGTGAGATAATCCCTAAAAGCTTCTTCCAGCACTACGCCAACAAGCTAGTAATCCCAAGTTTGTTTGTCCTGGACAAATTCAGGATTCCCCTCAAACCCTTTTTAGTTCTTGCTAAGGTGATAAGTAGAGCCATATCAAGCAGATTTGCAAGAACCCATGTGAGTGTGAGAAGAGAGGACATAATAGAGCTTTTAAGGGAGAAAAAGACCTTTGCCGAGTACGAAGGTCTGGTAGTCTCAAACATCCTATCCTTCAAAGACAGAAGAGTTGGCGAAATAGTGAAACCCCTGTATGAAATAGTGATGATAGCCGAGAATACAAATGTGGCTCAGGCTGTTGAGAAGATTAAGGAGAGCGGATATTCAAGGATACCCGTTTACAGGGTGAGGGTTGATGACATCGTAGGATACGTAAGCGCCTACGACCTGCTGGACGCCCAGCCGGAAGAGCCTTTGAGGGGTTATATTCGCAAAATCCTTGTATTTTCTGAATACACTCCTCTCCCAGAGGTTATAAGTGAATTCAAGAAGAGAAAGGAACACATAGGGGTTGTGGTTGATGAAAGAGGGGTAATTATAGGCATAGTAACTCTTGAAGATATACTAAGAGAGATAGTTGGAAGTATACAGACAGACAAAGGGGAAGAGGAGCTTATCAGAGAGATATCAAAAGATGTCTGGATTGCAGACGGCAAATTGGAGCTCAACGAACTTGCAAGGATAACGGGTGTGAAGATTCCGGAGGGGAATTACAGCACCCTCGGAGGTTTCCTCTCTTACCTCGCTGGTAGGATTCCTAAAGAGGGGGAAACCTTCAAGGTGGAAAACTTTATGTTCAAGGTTGTATCAAAAGATAACAGGAAGGTGAAGAAGGTTCTCGTTGAGAAACTCAGCAAAGAGGAAAAATGA